The Candidatus Eisenbacteria bacterium genome has a window encoding:
- a CDS encoding NADH-quinone oxidoreductase subunit D, producing the protein MPVVRLARGAITEALRFLRDEPSYRFDMLTDLTVVDCGELRDGDRFDVVYLLHSLERGERLAIKSPVPEEDCWIETATGIYKNADWTEREAYDQYGVVFRDHPNLKRILNHKEFVGHPLRRDYDIYKGQWLSEVDDLEDELERRRRRDPTPRGGQADAMILNLGPSHPAAHGTLRNLVELEGETVRYCIPEIGYLHRGFEKSAETHEYNQVIPYTDRLNYCSCLINNVAYSRAVEALCGIEVTDRCKFIRVIITELSRIMDHLVCNAANLVDLGALTNYWYLFNLRERIYNVIESLTGARLTTSYTRIGGLWADITPDFEEAVRAVLKEVPKAVGDTLKLIARNKIFIDRTVGIGVIDAEEAISFGFTGPCLRATGYEYDLRKRHPYDHYDSFDFEIPSGHQGDTYDRVMVRFEEIRQSCRIVEQALDKMPSGPVNVEHPRIILPPKKQTYESIEGLVGHFKLIMHGVNPPVGEAYVATEAANGELGFFIVSDGGMKPYKCKVRPPCFHIYSALPRLVEGGMVADVVAILGSLNIIAGELDR; encoded by the coding sequence ATGCCGGTCGTGCGGCTCGCCCGCGGGGCGATCACGGAGGCCCTTCGCTTTCTGCGGGACGAGCCCTCCTACCGGTTCGACATGCTGACCGACCTCACCGTCGTGGACTGCGGCGAGCTCCGCGACGGAGACCGGTTCGACGTGGTCTATCTGCTCCACTCCCTCGAGCGCGGGGAGCGTCTCGCCATCAAGAGCCCCGTTCCCGAAGAGGACTGCTGGATCGAGACGGCCACGGGGATCTACAAGAACGCCGACTGGACCGAGAGGGAAGCCTACGACCAGTACGGCGTCGTCTTCCGCGATCACCCCAACCTGAAGCGGATCCTGAATCACAAGGAGTTCGTGGGCCATCCCCTCCGCAGGGACTACGACATCTACAAGGGGCAGTGGCTGAGCGAAGTAGATGACCTGGAGGATGAGCTGGAGCGCCGCAGGAGGCGGGACCCGACGCCCCGGGGCGGACAGGCCGATGCGATGATCCTCAACCTGGGCCCGAGCCATCCGGCGGCCCACGGGACCCTGCGCAACCTGGTCGAGCTCGAGGGGGAGACGGTCCGCTACTGCATCCCCGAGATCGGCTACCTCCACCGCGGCTTCGAGAAGTCCGCCGAGACGCACGAGTACAACCAGGTCATTCCATACACCGACAGGCTGAACTACTGTTCCTGTCTCATCAACAACGTGGCCTACTCGCGCGCCGTCGAGGCGCTCTGCGGGATCGAGGTCACCGATCGCTGCAAGTTCATCCGGGTCATCATCACCGAGCTGTCGCGCATCATGGATCACCTCGTCTGCAACGCGGCGAATCTGGTCGATCTGGGAGCGCTCACGAACTACTGGTACCTGTTCAACCTCCGCGAGCGGATCTACAACGTGATCGAGAGCCTGACCGGAGCGAGGCTCACGACTTCCTACACCCGGATCGGCGGGCTCTGGGCCGACATCACCCCGGACTTCGAGGAGGCGGTCCGCGCGGTTCTCAAGGAGGTGCCGAAGGCTGTCGGCGACACCCTGAAGCTCATCGCCCGCAACAAGATCTTCATCGATCGGACGGTCGGGATCGGAGTGATCGACGCCGAGGAGGCGATCAGCTTCGGATTCACGGGGCCCTGCCTGCGCGCGACGGGGTACGAGTACGATCTGCGCAAGCGGCACCCGTACGACCACTACGACAGCTTCGACTTCGAGATCCCGAGCGGGCACCAAGGGGACACCTACGACAGAGTGATGGTCCGCTTCGAGGAGATACGGCAGAGCTGCCGGATCGTGGAGCAGGCCCTCGACAAGATGCCGTCCGGGCCGGTCAATGTCGAGCACCCGCGGATCATCCTTCCGCCGAAGAAGCAGACCTATGAATCGATCGAGGGGCTCGTCGGGCACTTCAAGCTGATCATGCACGGCGTCAACCCGCCCGTGGGCGAGGCCTACGTCGCGACCGAGGCGGCGAACGGGGAGCTCGGGTTCTTCATCGTCAGCGACGGCGGGATGAAGCCGTACAAGTGCAAGGTCCGCCCCCCCTGCTTCCACATCTACTCCGCCCTGCCGCGGCTTGTGGAGGGCGGAATGGTCGCCGACGTGGTCGCGATCCTGGGGAGTCTCAACATCATCGCCGGAGAGCTGGACAGGTAG